From one Montipora capricornis isolate CH-2021 chromosome 10, ASM3666992v2, whole genome shotgun sequence genomic stretch:
- the LOC138020602 gene encoding MARCO-like protein: MLIRTQPVSADPDAKQGGWSTKPYTRCNRSSSRSTKSSSNAEDSYSGANNNNEHARKPVTVIADWSCGYHSSRSSRGSLGSCSSRGSFRSSGSCGYCGSRVSCSFSSSGGSLGSSGSRGSLGSLGSSGSRGSSGSRGSPGSCGSP; this comes from the exons ATGCTCATAAGGACACAACCTGTCTCTGCTGACCCTGACGCTAAACAAGGCGGTTGGTCAACTAAACCATACACGCGGTGTAACAGAAGTAGCTCGAGGAGCACCAAGTCATCATCAAATGCAGAAGATTCATATTCTGGTGCTAATAACAACAACGAGCATGCAAGAAAACCAGTAACCGTTATTGCAG ATTGGTCTTGTGGTTATCATAGTTCTCGTAGTTCCCGTGGTTCCCTTGGTTCTTGTAGTTCTCGTGGTTCTTTTAGATCTTCTGGTTCTTGTGGTTATTGTGGTTCTCGTGTTTCTTGTAGTTTCAGTAGTTCTGGTGGTTCTCTTGGTTCTTCTGGTTCTCGTGGTTCTCTTGGTTCTCTTGGTTCTTCTGGTTCTCGTGGTTCCTCTGGTTCTCGTGGTTCTCCTGGGTCCTGTGGCTCCCCATAG